In Miscanthus floridulus cultivar M001 chromosome 5, ASM1932011v1, whole genome shotgun sequence, one genomic interval encodes:
- the LOC136453043 gene encoding clp protease adapter protein ClpF, chloroplastic-like isoform X1, which produces MFQAHIMQGISICGSVASPHGGNCRGACVARNDVRLPCEVNSVSQGLYSLHWCVHKPQMKANGRRMNAAVRTNARWLFGGDGRSNDARLERSESANEDILIFYFQMDLQTRIQYALNIEQFDVAKQLREKLTEIETEIIRQREAKRGSPKTEAQDKALNLLRVRADLQKAIDSENYALAAGLRDDIAKLEAESLAVSAKALAYQNVKYAFRLGQKVRHNIHGYRGVICGMDPVCCESKSWMETANVEKLSKGPNQPFYQVLVDVYVDPELLVAYVAEENLSPAEESEKGRFDHPYIEFLFYGEDTAGDFIPIKQLREKYDQPRYEASGDESDNDGNTNS; this is translated from the exons ATGTTTCAAGCCCATATAATGCAGGGCATCTCGATATGCGGTTCAGTTGCCTCACCCCATGGAGGAAACTGCAGAGGGGCTTGTGTCGCAAGGAACGATGTGAGGCTACCTTGTGAGGTTAATTCAGTAAGCCAGGGATTGTACTCTTTGCATTGGTGTGTGCATAAACCACAAATGAAGGCCAATGGAAGAAGAATGAATGCTGCTGTAAGAACTAATGCTAGATGGTTGTTTGGAGGAGATGGACGTAGCAATGATGCAAGGCTGGAGCGCAGTGAGTCTGCTAATGAAGATATCTTGATCTTCTACTTCCAGATGGATCTACAGACCCGTATACAA TATGCATTGAATATAGAACAATTTGATGTGGCAAAGCAATTGAGAGAAAAACTAACCGAG ATTGAAACAGAAATTATTAGGCAGCGTGAAGCTAAAAGGGGATCTCCAAAGACTGAAGCTCAAGACAAAGCTCTAAATCTTTTACGTGTGCG TGCAGATTTGCAGAAAGCTATTGACAGTGAAAACTATGCTTTGGCAGCTGGTCTCCGTGATGACATTGCCAAACTTGAG GCCGAGTCTCTTGCCGTATCTGCTAAAGCTCTTGCTTATCAAAATGTGAAATATGCTTTTCGATTAGGGCAGAAAGTACGTCACAATATACATG GATATAGAGGCGTGATATGTGGCATGGATCCGGTGTGCTGTGAATCCAAGTCCTGGATGGAGACAGCAAATGTGGAGAAGCTGTCTAAAGGTCCAAATCAACCTTTTTATCAG GTCCTGGTTGATGTTTATGTTGATCCAGAACTGCTGGTTGCATATG TCGCAGAAGAGAATCTTTCTCCAGCTGAAGAATCAGAAAAA GGAAGGTTTGATCACCCCTACATTGAATTTCTCTTTTACGGTGAGGACACAGCTGGGGATTTCATCCCTATCAAGCAGCTCCGTGAGAAGTATGACCAGCCACGTTATGAAGCTTCTGGAGATGAAAGTGACAACGATGGCAACACAAATAGCTGA
- the LOC136453043 gene encoding clp protease adapter protein ClpF, chloroplastic-like isoform X2 gives MQGISICGSVASPHGGNCRGACVARNDVRLPCEVNSVSQGLYSLHWCVHKPQMKANGRRMNAAVRTNARWLFGGDGRSNDARLERSESANEDILIFYFQMDLQTRIQYALNIEQFDVAKQLREKLTEIETEIIRQREAKRGSPKTEAQDKALNLLRVRADLQKAIDSENYALAAGLRDDIAKLEAESLAVSAKALAYQNVKYAFRLGQKVRHNIHGYRGVICGMDPVCCESKSWMETANVEKLSKGPNQPFYQVLVDVYVDPELLVAYVAEENLSPAEESEKGRFDHPYIEFLFYGEDTAGDFIPIKQLREKYDQPRYEASGDESDNDGNTNS, from the exons ATGCAGGGCATCTCGATATGCGGTTCAGTTGCCTCACCCCATGGAGGAAACTGCAGAGGGGCTTGTGTCGCAAGGAACGATGTGAGGCTACCTTGTGAGGTTAATTCAGTAAGCCAGGGATTGTACTCTTTGCATTGGTGTGTGCATAAACCACAAATGAAGGCCAATGGAAGAAGAATGAATGCTGCTGTAAGAACTAATGCTAGATGGTTGTTTGGAGGAGATGGACGTAGCAATGATGCAAGGCTGGAGCGCAGTGAGTCTGCTAATGAAGATATCTTGATCTTCTACTTCCAGATGGATCTACAGACCCGTATACAA TATGCATTGAATATAGAACAATTTGATGTGGCAAAGCAATTGAGAGAAAAACTAACCGAG ATTGAAACAGAAATTATTAGGCAGCGTGAAGCTAAAAGGGGATCTCCAAAGACTGAAGCTCAAGACAAAGCTCTAAATCTTTTACGTGTGCG TGCAGATTTGCAGAAAGCTATTGACAGTGAAAACTATGCTTTGGCAGCTGGTCTCCGTGATGACATTGCCAAACTTGAG GCCGAGTCTCTTGCCGTATCTGCTAAAGCTCTTGCTTATCAAAATGTGAAATATGCTTTTCGATTAGGGCAGAAAGTACGTCACAATATACATG GATATAGAGGCGTGATATGTGGCATGGATCCGGTGTGCTGTGAATCCAAGTCCTGGATGGAGACAGCAAATGTGGAGAAGCTGTCTAAAGGTCCAAATCAACCTTTTTATCAG GTCCTGGTTGATGTTTATGTTGATCCAGAACTGCTGGTTGCATATG TCGCAGAAGAGAATCTTTCTCCAGCTGAAGAATCAGAAAAA GGAAGGTTTGATCACCCCTACATTGAATTTCTCTTTTACGGTGAGGACACAGCTGGGGATTTCATCCCTATCAAGCAGCTCCGTGAGAAGTATGACCAGCCACGTTATGAAGCTTCTGGAGATGAAAGTGACAACGATGGCAACACAAATAGCTGA